The following are encoded together in the Brassica napus cultivar Da-Ae chromosome A9, Da-Ae, whole genome shotgun sequence genome:
- the LOC106420126 gene encoding serine/threonine-protein phosphatase PP2A-2 catalytic subunit-like: MPPNGDLDRQISQLMECKPLSEADVKTLCDQARAILVEEWNVQPVKCPVTVCGDIHGQFYDLIELFRIGGNPPDTNYLFMGDYVDRGYYSVETVSLLVALKVRYRDRITILRGNHESRQITQVYGFYDECLRKYGNANVWKFFTDLFDYLPLTALIESQVFCLHGGLSPSLDTLDNIRSLDRIQEVPHEGPMCDLLWSDPDDRCGWGISPRGAGYTFGQDIATQFNHNNGLSLISRAHQLVMEGFNWCQDKNVVTVFSAPNYCYRCGNMAAILEIGENMDQNFLQFDPAPRQVEPDTTRKTPDYFL; the protein is encoded by the exons ATGCCGCCGAACGGAGATCTAGACCGTCAGATCTCCCAGCTGATGGAGTGTAAACCGCTATCTGAGGCCGATGTGAAGACGCTCTGCGATCAAGCGAGGGCCATCCTCGTCGAGGAGTGGAACGTTCAGCCCGTGAAGTGTCCTGTCACCGTCTGCGGCGATATCCACGGACAGTTCTATGACCTTATCGAGCTCTTTCGAATCGGTGGGAATCCTCCGGATACTAACTACCTCTTCATGGGAGACTATGTAG aCCGTGGCTACTATTCAGTAGAAACAGTTTCTCTATTGGTGGCACTGAAAGTGCGATACAGGGATAGGATTACAATCTTGCGAGGGAATCACGAGAGTCGGCAGATTACTCAAGT CTATGGGTTTTATGATGAATGTTTGAGGAAGTATGGAAATGCAAATGTCTGGAAGTTTTTCACGGACCTTTTCGATTATCTTCCTCTTACTGCTCTCATAGAGAGTCAG GTTTTCTGCTTGCATGGAGGGCTTTCACCTTCTCTGGACACCCTTGATAATATCCGAAGCTTGGATCGTATACAAGAG GTTCCACATGAAGGACCAATGTGTGATTTATTATGGTCTGATCCCGATGATCGATGTGGGTGGGGAATATCTCCACGAGGTGCTGGTTATACATTTGGACAAGACATCGCAACTCAGTTTAATCACAACAATGGACTCAGTCTCATATCAAGAGCACATCAACTTGTCATGGAAGGCTTTAACTGGTGTCAG GACAAAAATGTTGTGACGGTGTTTAGTGCACCAAACTATTGCTACCGGTGTGGAAACATGGCAGCTATTCTAGAGATAGGAGAGAACATGGACCAGAACTTCCTCCAGTTCGATCCAGCTCCTCGTCAAGTCGAACCAGATACTACCCGCAAGACCCCTGATtattttttgtga
- the LOC106419825 gene encoding two-component response regulator ARR4, with the protein MARDGGVSCLRSSEMMRVGIGGMESPPLDLDEVHVLAVDDSLVDRIVIERLLRITSCKVTAVDSGWRALEFLGLDNEKASAELDRLKVDLIITDYCMPGMTGYELLKKIKESSSFRQVPVVIMSSENVLTRIDRCLEEGAEDFLLKPVKLADVKRLRSYLTGDVKLSNANKRKLPEDSVPVNTSFPPPPSPFTISPDSSDSSPPLTISPELSDSSPPLSPLEISSSPLSSPIDDEDDDDVLTSSPESSPARRQKMRSPLD; encoded by the exons ATGGCCAGAGACGGTGGCGTTTCTTGCCTACGGAGTTCAGAGATGATGAGGGTCGGTATCGGAGGAATGGAATCTCCGCCGTTGGATTTAGATGAAGTTCATGTCCTGGCTGTTGATGACAGCCTCGTTGATCGGATTGTCATTGAGAGATTGCTTCGTATTACCTCCTGCAAAG TTACGGCGGTAGATAGCGGATGGCGTGCTCTGGAGTTTCTAGGACTAGACAACGAGAAAGCATCTGCAGAACTAGAT AGATTGAAAGTTGATCTGATCATCACCGATTACTGTATGCCTGGAATGACTGGCTACGAGCTCCTCAAAAAGATCAAG GAATCGTCCAGTTTCCGACAAGTTCCGGTTGTAATAATGTCGTCAGAGAATGTCTTAACCAGAATCGATAG ATGTCTTGAGGAAGGGGCGGAGGACTTCTTACTAAAACCGGTGAAACTCGCCGACGTGAAGCGCCTGAGAAGCTATTTAACCGGAGACGTTAAACTTTCCAACGCAAACAAACGGAAGCTTCCGGAAGATTCTGTTCCCGTCAACACCTCGTTTCCTCCTCCGCCGTCGCCGTTTACTATTTCGCCTGATTCGTCGGACTCTTCTCCGCCGTTGACTATCTCGCCTGAATTGTCGGACTCTTCCCCGCCGTTGTCTCCCCTGGAAATCTCTTCCTCGCCACTCTCATCTCCAATAgacgatgaagatgatgatgatgtgttGACATCGTCGCCGGAGTCTTCGCCGGCTCGACGGCAGAAGATGAGAAGTCCTCTGGATTAG
- the LOC106420091 gene encoding zinc finger protein 5, whose translation MSRTCESSSGSFSDKSLKLFGFELISGNRSQEVTTTDNVSSSTNNTAPFKAKRLECQYCGKEFANSQALGGHQNAHKKERLKKKRLQLQARRASIGYYLTTHQQPTTKSFQRQYKTPSYCAFSSMHVNSQIGVFNEEWASMSSQISFGNKGTCQDINEQNGEMGKMYGVRQNMIQFQRDLTSRSDSKRSIQSLDLHLGFDMA comes from the coding sequence ATGTCTCGTACATGCGAAAGCTCCTCAGGCTCGTTCTCCGACAAGTCCTTAAAACTGTTCGGCTTCGAACTCATCAGCGGTAATCGCTCGCAGGAAGTCACGACAACAGATAACGTCAGCTCTTCCACGAACAACACGGCGCCGTTTAAAGCGAAAAGACTCGAGTGCCAATACTGTGGCAAAGAGTTTGCAAATTCTCAAGCCTTGGGTGGTCACCAAAACGCTCACAAGAAGGAGAGGTTGAAAAAGAAGAGGCTTCAGCTTCAAGCTCGACGAGCTAGCATCGGCTATTATCTAACCACCCACCAACAACCAACAACGAAGTCGTTTCAGAGACAATACAAAACGCCGTCGTATTGCGCGTTTTCTTCCATGCATGTTAATAGTCAGATTGGTGTGTTCAACGAGGAGTGGGCGTCGATGTCGTCGCAGATTAGCTTCGGTAATAAAGGCACGTGTCAAGATATTAATGAGCAAAATGGTGAGATGGGTAAGATGTACGGTGTGAGACAAAACATGATTCAGTTCCAGAGAGATCTGACTTCTCGTTCTGACTCGAAGAGAAGCATTCAGTCCTTGGATCTTCATCTGGGGTTTGATATGGCTTAA
- the LOC106420028 gene encoding germin-like protein subfamily 1 member 1, protein MLLNLLLAFILLMGRVSSDPDPLQDYCVSPPHSPHQHIFLNGNLCKDPTKVTVSDFTTSALSKPGDTRANPFMTNVTLTTTANLPGLNTMGLTMGRIDFGASGVVPPHVHPRASEVTVCLDGVLLVGFVDTSGRVFTQELHPGETFVFPKGLIHFLYNIDTVSSALAVSGLTSQNPGTQFVSMVSLDSKLQIPQDVLKRLYHINDQEGYVASIRKNLGG, encoded by the coding sequence ATGCTTCTAAACTTACTATTAGCGTTCATACTTCTGATGGGTCGGGTCAGCTCCGACCCGGACCCGCTACAAGACTACTGCGTCTCTCCTCCTCATTCACCTCACCAACACATCTTCCTCAACGGCAATCTATGCAAAGATCCAACAAAAGTCACCGTCTCCGACTTCACAACCTCCGCATTGTCAAAACCCGGAGATACTCGGGCCAACCCGTTTATGACCAACGTCACTCTCACTACAACCGCCAATCTCCCGGGTCTCAACACAATGGGCCTCACGATGGGCCGTATCGACTTTGGCGCCTCTGGCGTCGTCCCACCGCACGTACACCCACGCGCCTCCGAAGTGACGGTCTGCCTAGACGGTGTGCTTCTGGTCGGTTTCGTGGATACGTCAGGTCGGGTCTTTACCCAGGAGCTTCATCCGGGTGAGACGTTCGTGTTTCCCAAAGGGTTGATACATTTTCTGTATAACATCGATACAGTGAGCTCGGCTTTAGCTGTCTCTGGGCTGACTAGTCAGAATCCTGGGACACAGTTTGTGTCTATGGTCTCTTTGGATTCAAAACTTCAGATTCCACAAGACGTTTTGAAGAGGCTTTACCATATCAATGACCAGGAAGGATATGTTGCTAGTATCCGCAAAAACCTTGGAGGCTGA
- the BNAA09G48130D gene encoding uncharacterized protein BNAA09G48130D translates to MGNCQTINAAALVLQHPGGKIDRYYSSISVSEIMSMYPGHYVCLIIPLTEEEEKNIPATVKRDEKKHKKGVRFTRVQLLRPTESLALGHAYRLITSQEVMKVLREKKCAKTKKHHADAMITVKKLLEKNVPEKKQGKQHRVLTSSASFLKSKAWKPSLQSISEATS, encoded by the exons ATGGGGAATTGTCAGACGATAAACGCCGCGGCGCTGGTTCTACAGCATCCCGGCGGCAAAATCGACAGGTACTATAGCTCCATCTCCGTCAGCGAGATCATGAGTATGTACCCTGGCCACTACGTGTGTCTCATCATTCCATTgacggaggaggaagagaagaatATTCCGGCGACTGTGAAGAGAGACGAGAAGAAACACAAGAAGGGTGTGAGGTTTACGCGTGTCCAGCTTCTCAGGCCGACGGAGAGTCTCGCGCTTGGTCACGCTTACCGTCTCATTACTTCCCAGG AAGTGATGAAGGTCTTAAGGGAGAAGAAATGTGCGAAGACGAAGAAGCACCACGCTGATGCGATGATTACGGTGAAGAAGTTGTTGGAGAAGAATGTTCCG gAGAAGAAACAAGGGAAGCAGCATCGTGTGCTAACGAGTTCAGCTTCGTTCTTAAAGTCCAAAGCATGGAAGCCCTCTCTTCAGAGCATCTCCGAAGCTACGAGCTGA